The Victivallis lenta DNA segment TTCCACTGCCGGAATATCTGTTCCGCCACACGCTCGTAACCGCCCGCGCTGCGATCCTGAAAAGGCTTCAGCGACACTTCCAGATCAAGTTTTTCCCAACGCATCTCTATGGTGACTCCTTCCCCTGTCGGTATTGAAGATGAATTGTTCCATAAAGTATAGCTGCTCCGGGCCGGTTTTGACAGGCCGGATTGACCGGAACGCGCGAAATAATTGAAAAAATCAATGGAATCCAAAAGAACGGCGGCTCACCCGATCGAATCGAAAATGAAGCCGGGGCGCCGGAAGCCCTCCGCCGTTTCGGCGGTTTTCCGGTCGGTCAGCCCGGTCAGGACCACTGCGGACTGCAGCCCGGCACGGTTCGCGCCTTCGATGTCGCTGCCGAGAAAATCGCCGACCCCGGCGACGCGTTCGCGGCGGGTCCCGGCGGGAAAACGCGCAAGCACATGTTCGTACACCGCCGGGCAGGGCTTGCCCATGTGGAGCGGCCGGATTTCGATGCCGAGTTCGCGCAGGTGAAAACGGACCAGCTCGAACTGCCCGAGCGGGCACAGCGTGACGCCGCCTTTCACCGGATTCAGCCGGTCCGGATTCGGAATCACGACCGGAAGCTCCGGACGTTTCATCAGTTCGTTCAGCACGGCGTGGAAGCTCGTCCGCCAGTCATGAAGGCCGCCGAGGAACAGGATGCCGCCGCATTCGCCGATCCGTTTCGGGTCGGTGGCGTATCGCAGCCCGAGCTGCTCCGGGAATGTCGCGGAGCCGATGAGAAAGAAACGCAGTTTCTCCCACCCCTTCCGCGC contains these protein-coding regions:
- a CDS encoding HAD-IIA family hydrolase, translated to MTFLDFLSRDPSRFDAMLLDLDGTLLLGDEPLPGAAELIALLRRNRTPFFFLTNNCSNTSGEIAARLNAAGIEAYPEDIAGAAAPLREELARKGWEKLRFFLIGSATFPEQLGLRYATDPKRIGECGGILFLGGLHDWRTSFHAVLNELMKRPELPVVIPNPDRLNPVKGGVTLCPLGQFELVRFHLRELGIEIRPLHMGKPCPAVYEHVLARFPAGTRRERVAGVGDFLGSDIEGANRAGLQSAVVLTGLTDRKTAETAEGFRRPGFIFDSIG